Proteins encoded by one window of Candidatus Pelagibacter giovannonii:
- a CDS encoding O-acetylhomoserine aminocarboxypropyltransferase/cysteine synthase family protein: MSTKRQNPETIAIHGGDYRSDPTTNAVAVPIYRTTSYQFDSTEHAANLFALKEFGNIYTRIMNPTNDVLEKRLAALDGGLASLTVASGQTASTFAILNVAQAGDNIVSSTDLYGGTVSLFTHTLSKLGIEVRYADPSDPKNFEKAIDDKTRAFYGETLPNPYLRVFPIKEVSDIGKKYNIPLIVDNTAAPVICKPLEHGAAVVVYSLTKYIAGHGTVVGGALIDGGNFDWTADPKRQPLFNEPDASYGGVIWGKAVPELTGANVSFAVRARVTILRDLGSALSPDNAFGVIQGLETVALRMKQHCENASKVVDYLKKHKAIKKVIYSTEHNNEINKRAKKYLNGGNGALVGIELAEGIEAGKRFIESLKMFYHVANIGDARSLAIHPASTTHSQLTEGELAAAGVTPGYVRLCIGLEHIDDIIDDLDQALENSSKKKLKAVS, from the coding sequence ATGAGCACAAAAAGACAAAACCCTGAGACTATAGCCATACATGGTGGTGATTATAGAAGTGATCCAACAACAAATGCGGTGGCTGTTCCGATTTATAGAACAACATCATATCAATTTGATAGTACCGAACATGCTGCAAACCTATTTGCGTTAAAAGAATTTGGAAATATATACACAAGAATCATGAATCCAACCAATGATGTTTTGGAAAAAAGACTTGCAGCACTTGATGGAGGTCTAGCTAGCTTGACAGTAGCATCTGGTCAAACAGCATCAACTTTTGCTATTTTAAATGTTGCACAAGCTGGTGATAATATTGTTAGTTCTACAGATCTATATGGTGGAACAGTGTCTTTGTTTACTCACACTCTAAGTAAACTTGGTATTGAAGTTAGATATGCCGATCCATCTGATCCAAAAAACTTTGAAAAAGCTATAGATGATAAGACGAGAGCTTTTTATGGAGAAACTTTACCAAATCCATATTTAAGAGTTTTTCCAATTAAAGAAGTTTCAGATATTGGAAAAAAATACAATATACCATTAATAGTAGATAACACAGCTGCACCAGTTATTTGTAAGCCATTAGAACATGGGGCTGCAGTAGTAGTTTATTCACTTACAAAATATATAGCAGGACATGGTACTGTTGTTGGTGGTGCTTTAATTGATGGTGGTAATTTTGACTGGACAGCAGACCCAAAAAGGCAACCTCTATTTAATGAGCCAGACGCAAGTTATGGTGGTGTAATTTGGGGTAAAGCAGTTCCAGAATTAACAGGAGCTAATGTTTCTTTTGCAGTAAGAGCAAGAGTGACAATTTTGAGAGATCTCGGCTCTGCTCTTTCTCCTGATAATGCTTTTGGTGTAATACAGGGTTTAGAAACTGTTGCCTTAAGAATGAAGCAACATTGTGAAAATGCTTCTAAAGTTGTTGATTATTTAAAGAAACATAAAGCAATAAAGAAAGTTATTTATTCTACCGAACATAATAATGAAATAAATAAAAGAGCCAAAAAATATCTTAATGGTGGCAATGGTGCTTTAGTCGGTATTGAATTAGCTGAAGGCATTGAAGCAGGAAAAAGATTTATTGAATCTTTAAAGATGTTTTACCATGTAGCTAACATTGGTGACGCAAGAAGTTTAGCAATTCATCCTGCATCGACAACTCACAGTCAGTTAACTGAAGGTGAATTAGCAGCCGCTGGTGTTACACCTGGATATGTTAGATTGTGTATTGGTTTAGAGCATATTGATGACATTATCGATGACCTAGATCAAGCATTAGAAAACTCATCAAAAAAGAAATTAAAGGCTGTTAGTTAG
- the rplM gene encoding 50S ribosomal protein L13: MTKFIKSGDLSSNWFEIDAKNAVVGRLASIIAMIVRGKNKTTFTPHMDDGDFVVVKNVEQAKFTGKKFKDKKYYRHTGHPGGIKEITPEKLLEKNKPGETLKLAIKRMLPGGVLGRKQLTKVKIYAGEEHPHAAQNPKLLDLGKLNNKNLIRN; the protein is encoded by the coding sequence ATGACAAAATTTATAAAAAGTGGTGATTTAAGCAGCAACTGGTTTGAGATAGATGCTAAAAATGCTGTTGTAGGCAGATTAGCCTCAATCATTGCAATGATTGTTAGAGGAAAAAATAAAACTACTTTTACACCTCATATGGATGACGGTGATTTTGTTGTGGTTAAAAATGTTGAACAAGCAAAGTTCACAGGAAAGAAATTCAAAGATAAAAAATATTATAGACATACTGGTCACCCAGGTGGAATTAAAGAAATTACTCCTGAAAAATTATTAGAAAAAAACAAACCTGGTGAGACACTAAAATTAGCTATTAAAAGAATGTTACCTGGAGGAGTTCTTGGTAGAAAACAGTTAACTAAAGTAAAAATTTATGCTGGTGAAGAACACCCTCATGCAGCACAAAACCCAAAACTTTTAGACCTAGGTAAATTAAACAATAAAAATTTAATAAGAAATTAA
- a CDS encoding AEC family transporter yields MEIYLKLFEVIFPVFFVVGIGYYLGKNNSKIDTTFITNFAANIGTPAMIIYALTSTGISFEIFKDYSWYFLIAIVAFTFIGIIFLFFLKTKDIIRELPPFIMPNTGNIGMPICLFAYGNEGLGVAASIGALIVLCHFTLGIFLADRKFNINVILKNPPFYAIIISVILLYFKIELPVFVENTTFLLMYATIFLILMSLGIALTRFKVFSFKKALISSIGRVVLGPIVALLIIRFFDLSGFAAGVLLIQCSMPSAVLNYLVASIYSPKKIVDSVASTIVVSTVMSFATIPVVVFFALKYFN; encoded by the coding sequence ATGGAAATATATCTAAAACTGTTTGAGGTAATATTTCCTGTCTTTTTTGTTGTTGGTATTGGGTATTACCTAGGTAAAAATAATTCAAAAATTGACACAACTTTCATAACTAATTTTGCTGCTAATATTGGAACCCCAGCTATGATTATATACGCTCTAACTTCAACTGGTATATCCTTTGAAATATTTAAAGATTACTCCTGGTACTTCTTAATAGCAATTGTAGCTTTTACTTTTATCGGAATAATTTTTTTATTTTTTTTAAAAACAAAAGACATCATCCGCGAACTTCCACCATTCATAATGCCAAATACTGGAAATATAGGTATGCCTATTTGCCTATTTGCTTATGGTAATGAGGGCTTAGGTGTTGCAGCATCAATTGGAGCTTTAATAGTTTTATGCCACTTTACGTTGGGGATTTTTCTCGCTGATAGAAAATTCAATATTAATGTTATTCTTAAAAATCCACCATTTTATGCAATTATAATTTCAGTGATTCTCTTATATTTCAAAATAGAACTTCCTGTATTTGTAGAAAACACAACCTTTCTACTAATGTACGCTACAATTTTTTTAATATTAATGTCTTTAGGAATTGCCTTAACTCGTTTTAAAGTTTTTTCTTTTAAGAAAGCTTTAATTTCATCAATTGGAAGAGTTGTCCTAGGTCCTATTGTTGCGTTATTAATAATTAGATTTTTTGATCTATCAGGATTTGCAGCTGGTGTTTTATTGATACAATGTTCAATGCCTAGTGCTGTTTTAAATTATCTTGTAGCTTCAATTTATTCACCAAAAAAAATTGTAGATAGTGTTGCTAGTACCATTGTTGTTTCTACAGTTATGTCTTTTGCTACTATTCCGGTAGTCGTATTCTTTGCTTTAAAATACTTTAATTAA
- the argC gene encoding N-acetyl-gamma-glutamyl-phosphate reductase yields the protein MPKLNVLVSGSTGYIGVQLIKLLVKHSDVKIKYLCGNSSVGKNISSYEKSLSSKKLPKIIKYNRSLLKNIDLVFTALPNGEAQDIANHLFKHNVLIDLAADFRLNKASDYLKWYKQKHRSVKNIKKSIYSLPEINGDKVKKFNIIGCPGCYPTSILLPLIPLVKNNLIKTDNVIIDSKSGYSGAGRGVHNKYKDKNLYESLSAYGVGFHRHNSEIQQEINNYTKKKFSFTFTPHLTPMFKGILSTIYVDLNKGVSIKKLENTLKSKYSKNRFVKILKTNSLVSTNDVINTNNCYIVICKTKYKNKVIILSVIDNLIKGGAGQAIQNMNIKYGYNETKGLI from the coding sequence ATGCCAAAGCTTAATGTTTTAGTTTCTGGATCAACTGGTTATATCGGTGTTCAATTAATTAAATTATTAGTCAAGCACAGTGATGTTAAGATTAAATATCTTTGTGGGAACTCCTCTGTAGGAAAAAATATCTCTAGTTATGAAAAGTCATTAAGTTCAAAAAAGTTACCTAAAATAATCAAATACAACAGATCCCTTTTAAAAAATATAGACCTAGTTTTTACAGCCTTACCCAATGGAGAAGCACAAGATATTGCAAATCATTTGTTTAAACATAATGTATTAATTGACTTAGCTGCTGACTTTAGACTTAATAAAGCATCAGATTATCTAAAATGGTATAAACAAAAACACAGATCTGTAAAAAATATTAAAAAATCAATTTATTCATTACCAGAAATCAATGGTGACAAAGTAAAGAAATTTAATATTATTGGATGTCCAGGTTGCTACCCAACTTCAATACTTTTACCACTTATACCTTTGGTTAAGAATAATTTAATAAAAACAGATAATGTTATTATAGATTCAAAATCTGGCTACTCAGGAGCTGGGAGAGGCGTACATAATAAATATAAAGATAAAAACCTTTATGAATCGTTAAGTGCTTATGGTGTTGGTTTTCATAGACATAACTCTGAAATTCAGCAGGAAATTAATAACTACACTAAAAAAAAATTTTCTTTTACATTTACACCCCATCTAACACCAATGTTTAAAGGGATACTCAGTACTATTTATGTAGATCTTAACAAAGGAGTAAGTATTAAAAAATTAGAAAACACTTTAAAGAGCAAATATTCAAAAAATAGATTCGTTAAAATTTTAAAAACAAATTCATTGGTAAGCACAAATGACGTAATTAACACAAATAATTGCTATATAGTAATTTGTAAAACTAAGTATAAAAATAAAGTTATTATTTTATCTGTTATTGATAATTTAATTAAAGGTGGGGCAGGACAAGCCATACAAAATATGAATATCAAATACGGTTATAACGAAACAAAAGGATTAATTTGA
- a CDS encoding DMT family transporter: MKAIIFNLLAWVMLPIMDGFAKYLSADMPVLQITWARYFFTVAFTLPIMFFFYNKQLVWTDKPKLQILRGLILLCANICFFYAISVISLAKALTLAFVAPLIVTAFSPILLGEKVGIRRWTAVIIGFIGSLVVIRPGFVEINLASLAALGTGIMYGFYLIITRKLSTSDNPLLTLLLTGLVGLVAVSGLMPFVWINPSVSQWSMMASIGVFACIGHLFLILSLKYADASKLAPFSYFEIITNIIIGYYFFSDFPDNWTFLGLSIIIMSGIYISRRESYIKSN, encoded by the coding sequence ATGAAAGCCATCATATTTAACCTTTTAGCCTGGGTAATGCTTCCAATCATGGATGGTTTTGCCAAGTATTTAAGTGCTGATATGCCCGTTTTACAGATCACTTGGGCAAGGTACTTTTTTACGGTCGCATTCACACTTCCAATAATGTTCTTCTTCTATAATAAGCAGCTCGTTTGGACAGATAAGCCTAAATTACAAATATTAAGAGGTTTAATACTGCTTTGTGCAAATATTTGTTTCTTCTATGCAATATCTGTTATCTCTTTAGCTAAAGCCTTAACACTCGCCTTTGTGGCACCCTTAATTGTTACTGCATTTTCTCCCATATTATTGGGTGAGAAGGTGGGTATAAGGAGGTGGACTGCTGTTATTATAGGGTTTATAGGCTCTCTAGTGGTTATAAGGCCAGGTTTTGTAGAGATCAACTTGGCTAGTCTAGCAGCATTAGGAACAGGTATAATGTATGGCTTCTATTTAATAATTACACGTAAATTGAGCACTTCAGATAATCCTTTATTAACCTTATTACTAACTGGATTAGTTGGATTAGTCGCTGTTTCAGGATTAATGCCATTCGTTTGGATTAATCCAAGTGTCTCTCAATGGTCTATGATGGCCTCTATAGGCGTATTTGCCTGCATTGGGCACTTATTTCTTATATTATCACTTAAATATGCTGATGCCTCTAAATTAGCTCCATTTAGCTACTTTGAAATCATTACTAATATAATTATTGGGTATTACTTCTTTAGTGACTTTCCTGATAATTGGACATTCTTAGGTTTGTCCATTATTATTATGAGTGGAATTTATATCTCTAGAAGAGAATCTTATATTAAATCCAATTAA
- a CDS encoding homoserine dehydrogenase: MKNIINIAVVGLGQVGIYLLNELNTKKKDIELKTGKKINVVAVSARSISKKRRFKINKKIFFKNPLEIFNKTKVDILFEAIGMSDGISKKVVETALKNKIHVITPNKALISKHGDYLGKLAEDNNVNLEFEASVAGGIPILRTIKEGLSTNKISKVYGILNGTSNYILSEMRNSKDSFSNVLKKAQKLGYAEPGNPKLDLNGFDAFAKVRILSALAFNTKISKHKCLMEGIEKIELKDIEIANQLNSRIKLLGISEIINNQLFETVHPCLVSKNSYIGNVGGVMNAVILEGKPVGESILQGEGAGPGPTSSSLLSDLLSILSGNVKKPFGIPGSKRKSIKCYNVNNYVNSLYLRFEVKDKPGVLSTITNRLAKYKISVKRLIQTPDKKNNKATIVIITHKTNELNSKNCLSVFKKDKNILKYPTLIRIYN, translated from the coding sequence ATGAAAAATATAATTAATATTGCTGTAGTTGGTCTAGGACAAGTTGGTATCTATTTGTTAAATGAACTTAACACTAAAAAAAAAGATATTGAACTTAAGACGGGTAAAAAGATCAATGTAGTAGCTGTTTCAGCAAGAAGCATTTCTAAAAAGAGAAGATTTAAAATTAATAAGAAAATATTCTTTAAAAATCCATTAGAAATTTTTAATAAAACCAAAGTAGATATTTTATTCGAAGCTATAGGTATGTCGGATGGAATTTCTAAAAAAGTTGTAGAAACTGCCTTAAAAAATAAAATACATGTAATCACTCCTAATAAAGCACTCATCTCTAAACATGGCGATTATTTAGGAAAATTAGCTGAGGATAATAATGTTAATTTGGAATTTGAAGCATCTGTGGCAGGTGGAATTCCAATATTAAGAACCATTAAAGAGGGTCTTTCAACTAACAAAATTTCTAAGGTTTATGGAATTTTGAACGGTACTTCTAACTATATTCTTTCAGAGATGAGAAATTCTAAAGACAGTTTTTCAAATGTTTTAAAAAAAGCACAAAAACTTGGGTATGCTGAACCAGGTAATCCTAAATTAGATCTTAATGGTTTTGATGCTTTTGCTAAAGTAAGAATTTTGTCTGCTCTTGCTTTTAATACTAAGATTTCAAAACACAAATGTTTGATGGAAGGTATTGAAAAGATTGAGTTAAAAGATATTGAAATTGCTAATCAATTAAATTCACGTATTAAATTATTGGGTATTTCTGAGATTATTAATAATCAATTGTTTGAAACTGTTCATCCTTGCCTAGTAAGTAAAAATTCGTACATTGGTAACGTTGGTGGAGTTATGAATGCTGTTATTCTTGAAGGAAAACCTGTTGGTGAAAGTATATTACAGGGAGAGGGAGCTGGCCCTGGTCCAACTTCATCATCGTTATTATCTGATCTACTTTCAATATTGAGTGGAAATGTTAAAAAACCCTTTGGTATTCCTGGTAGCAAACGTAAATCAATTAAATGTTACAACGTTAATAATTATGTAAATTCTCTATATTTGAGATTTGAAGTTAAAGACAAACCTGGTGTTTTATCAACAATTACTAACAGATTAGCTAAATATAAAATTTCAGTAAAAAGATTAATTCAAACTCCTGATAAAAAAAATAATAAAGCCACTATTGTTATTATTACCCATAAAACTAATGAACTTAATTCTAAGAATTGTCTTTCTGTTTTCAAAAAAGATAAAAATATTCTTAAATATCCTACATTGATTAGAATTTATAATTAA
- the rpsI gene encoding 30S ribosomal protein S9: protein METAAAPTKVSPKKPKIKLDFKDSKYATGRRKKSIAKIWVKKGTGKIYVNGRAMDEYFTSGSHKMQITRPFEIINQATDYDVRCSVAGGGHTGQAGAMVHGIAKALILFDSENRAILKTEKLNTRDSRSVERKKPGRRKARRSFQFSKR from the coding sequence ATGGAAACAGCAGCCGCACCAACTAAAGTATCACCAAAAAAACCTAAAATTAAATTAGATTTTAAAGACAGTAAATACGCAACTGGTAGAAGAAAAAAATCTATTGCAAAAATTTGGGTGAAAAAGGGTACTGGCAAAATTTACGTAAATGGCAGAGCTATGGATGAATATTTCACTAGTGGAAGTCATAAAATGCAAATTACAAGACCATTTGAAATTATAAACCAAGCAACTGATTATGACGTAAGATGTAGTGTTGCAGGTGGTGGTCACACAGGTCAAGCTGGTGCAATGGTTCATGGTATTGCTAAAGCACTAATCTTATTTGATTCAGAGAATAGAGCGATACTTAAGACTGAAAAGCTAAATACCAGAGATTCTAGATCAGTTGAGAGAAAAAAACCTGGTCGTAGAAAAGCTAGAAGAAGTTTCCAATTCTCGAAAAGATAA
- a CDS encoding COX15/CtaA family protein produces MFVNSDNYIKYLKLWLITLFSLIVIMVAVGGLTRLTDSGLSITTWELFTGILPPLNINEWNFYFTEYKKIPEYQNINYGMSLDEFKIIFYWEYAHRLLARFVGLFTLLPLLFFSLYFKNTSHYSNKYYWIFFLVCLQGFIGWYMVSSGLTENNDVSHFRLSIHLSLALFILCLIFWYILDIYQIKKLHEKIPNLLLLFILKLIVFQIVLGAFLSGLDGGLIYNSWPDMNGSFFPNDIGYGDLINTQLFSNPSIVQFLHRSTAYLLLFFIIILNFIYFKKKYDFKYILFFDVAILIQIFLGIITLISGVEIRYASLHQLGSILVLSSYFLILYKNSN; encoded by the coding sequence ATGTTTGTAAATAGCGACAACTATATAAAATATTTAAAATTGTGGTTAATAACTTTATTTTCATTAATTGTTATCATGGTAGCAGTTGGTGGTCTTACAAGATTAACAGACTCTGGTCTATCAATCACAACGTGGGAGCTCTTTACTGGAATACTTCCACCTTTGAATATTAATGAGTGGAATTTTTATTTTACTGAGTACAAAAAAATACCAGAATATCAAAATATTAATTATGGTATGTCTTTAGATGAATTTAAAATAATTTTCTATTGGGAATATGCACATAGATTATTAGCAAGATTTGTCGGCCTGTTTACTTTATTACCTTTACTTTTCTTTAGTCTGTATTTTAAAAATACCTCACATTATTCAAATAAATATTATTGGATATTTTTTCTTGTGTGTCTTCAAGGATTTATTGGTTGGTATATGGTCTCTAGTGGATTAACTGAAAATAATGACGTTAGTCACTTTAGACTTAGCATTCATTTGTCTTTAGCTTTATTTATCTTATGTTTAATTTTCTGGTATATTTTAGATATCTATCAAATAAAAAAATTACATGAAAAAATTCCAAATTTACTTTTATTATTCATACTTAAGTTGATAGTTTTCCAGATTGTATTAGGTGCTTTTTTATCGGGTTTAGATGGTGGTCTTATCTACAATTCATGGCCAGATATGAACGGTAGCTTTTTCCCAAATGATATTGGTTATGGTGATTTAATTAATACTCAATTATTTAGTAATCCGTCTATTGTTCAATTTTTACATAGATCGACTGCATATTTACTTTTATTTTTTATAATTATTTTAAATTTTATTTATTTTAAAAAAAAATATGATTTTAAATATATATTATTTTTTGATGTTGCTATCTTGATTCAAATTTTTTTAGGAATTATAACTTTGATTTCTGGTGTAGAGATTAGATATGCTTCACTACACCAGTTAGGTTCAATATTAGTTTTGAGCTCTTATTTTTTGATATTGTATAAAAACTCTAACTAA